A window of Primulina tabacum isolate GXHZ01 chromosome 4, ASM2559414v2, whole genome shotgun sequence contains these coding sequences:
- the LOC142542820 gene encoding non-specific lipid transfer protein GPI-anchored 7-like isoform X1, producing MATKTTTTAVVLTVALLVVATSQVAEGQSTDCVSKLVQCAQYLNTTGTPGSDCCTAIKSVVETELDCLCKIYNQPGGLSAFGIDVNQALALPKRCGLPNDVSTCKAFAPGSSIVPPPPGAPDKGNAVDRISWIGMPALLLVSSTIFLS from the exons ATGGCAACAAAGACCACCACGACTGCGGTAGTTTTGACGGTGGCGCTGCTGGTGGTCGCCACCAGCCAAGTGGCGGAGGGTCAGTCGACGGACTGCGTATCTAAGCTGGTGCAGTGTGCACAGTACCTGAACACCACAGGCACGCCGGGTTCAGACTGCTGTACCGCCATCAAATCAGTGGTGGAAACTGAGCTTGATTGCCTGTGCAAGATTTATAATCAGCCAGGTGGGTTGAGTGCTTTTGGGATTGATGTCAATCAAGCACTCGCGCTTCCCAAACGCTGTGGTCTCCCTAATGACGTCAGCACCTGCAAAG CTTTTGCTCCAGGCTCTTCGATTGTTCCTCCTCCTCCAG GGGCACCAGATAAGGGGAATGCCGTGGACAGAATTTCATGGATTGGAATGCCAGCCTTACTCTTGGTTTCGTCTACCATATTTCTCTCTTGA
- the LOC142542820 gene encoding non-specific lipid transfer protein GPI-anchored 7-like isoform X2, giving the protein MATKTTTTAVVLTVALLVVATSQVAEGQSTDCVSKLVQCAQYLNTTGTPGSDCCTAIKSVVETELDCLCKIYNQPGGLSAFGIDVNQALALPKRCGLPNDVSTCKAFAPGSSIVPPPPDKGNAVDRISWIGMPALLLVSSTIFLS; this is encoded by the exons ATGGCAACAAAGACCACCACGACTGCGGTAGTTTTGACGGTGGCGCTGCTGGTGGTCGCCACCAGCCAAGTGGCGGAGGGTCAGTCGACGGACTGCGTATCTAAGCTGGTGCAGTGTGCACAGTACCTGAACACCACAGGCACGCCGGGTTCAGACTGCTGTACCGCCATCAAATCAGTGGTGGAAACTGAGCTTGATTGCCTGTGCAAGATTTATAATCAGCCAGGTGGGTTGAGTGCTTTTGGGATTGATGTCAATCAAGCACTCGCGCTTCCCAAACGCTGTGGTCTCCCTAATGACGTCAGCACCTGCAAAG CTTTTGCTCCAGGCTCTTCGATTGTTCCTCCTCCTCCAG ATAAGGGGAATGCCGTGGACAGAATTTCATGGATTGGAATGCCAGCCTTACTCTTGGTTTCGTCTACCATATTTCTCTCTTGA